A single window of Ignavibacteriales bacterium DNA harbors:
- the sprA gene encoding cell surface protein SprA, translated as MVPFFIIAVSVFFGFRDTDNLISKPLLFDDFINHFSPIYNSSSLPGNSITDNQDNFDFRGSSFGIPDSTGKLKISPDSTLKSKVITDSTQNLKTVAMPDSTKKLNNSPDSTLKTKLNSSVDSTKNLIKPALPDSTRLKTIKANDSIPKGDTKLNTAKILEKDSVKAKISIADSIRAKTKLDSLNRIILMSKDSTARLKYFHYHRDDYPYLPFREKKPSSFFVQPSQGTITRISTLDSAATKVTIKEMMGGKSIRPQLQMPLDVYTKLRLDAITRELWEAKAHEYKLVDKKKDLTQFITDITNIDIPLPSTPLLSIFGPPKINLKINGQVDIHGAWRNETTTGITTSALGNTRNEPDFKQTVAINLAGTIGDKLTLGADWNTERQFQYENQLKLKYTGYEDEIIQSIEAGNVSLQTSPLVGGSEALFGVKAQFKIGPFSLTALASQKKSEIQEVSVSGGAKAQTFEIHAYDYSPNHFFINTIYTDPKLNIFNNYFGNAIPRVVDSLRVKDIQVWKTITGLANPNERKGNAFIDLPRRIPGQKTYASTYRDSTVESVPGIKEIDRRFILLQPDVDYVLHAETGFITFKTQIQDQDAIAVAFRLEGPTTAADDDIYYGEFINDLQSANVNRLVLQLVKPPNLQPQFRQAWQLQLKNIYPVGGRDVKEEGFKLDMNYRVEGQELQNNYNGIKLLETFGLDKTDKSGTSTQPDGAFDFFPTRTIFPSTGEVVFPVLQPFGKDFPAILPDSLKYQSIYDTLITFAKQDRSKDKFVMAGEYSASVSSSYNIGFNVVENSVKVLLNGSAEKEGIDYTVDYNLGQILIRDDKALVPGADLKITYEQNDLFQLASKTLLGFRGLYEFNRETTLGFSILNLNQQTLSDKVRIGEEPMNNSIYGADFKTNINLPFITKALDNVISTSAPSNLTLNAEYAYINPDPNTKKSTIASDGGRSIAYVDDFEGAKRIIPLGMGYGQWHDLSVPLKLPLIGDLEKSVQMNYKAKTYWYNRTPSDVTIKDIYGNRKTAAPDASLITALDLVFDPSIKGTYNWDSHITEDKNKNWGGFMRTLSSTANNLVEENIEFIEFWLKTNEAPNNLKINIDLGQVSEDVIPNNKLDTEDKNSNDLVDQGEDIGIDGLKDVDEPGYDAATNPDPSGDDYSFQLTQNPDYSHVNGNEGNAVAIDQGRLPDSEDLNRNFTLDRTDSYYRYEIPIDTSRIANKFVQGGNAASGWYLYRIPLKDFVATFGSPSFSVVEFIRVWVSGSTSPVHLRFAEMNLVGNQWQKVLVPNKVTTADTVLTVSTINIEDNPEYVSPPGVFREKDRTQPNYDIYKNEQALNLILTNLQDGDSREVVRYLYKPLDVFNYKEMKLFIHSDKNEMPGSVSYYDSTKPNNYGSEVYLRFGSDSTNYYEYRQPVRYNSDPANNGWDEVSMVFSELTAIKQKRDSLASKNLYTVDVPGKKGHTYGVRGEPTLTRISFFTIGIINPRDKGTPNATVSGSVWINELRVLDADATKGGAYSANASLKFADLLNVSGNISRTDPYFHSLVDRFGSREDHTQWGIAADLDVLKLLPVNLPGSNLRVSYSRTELKNNPLYTPGTDIKISEAQTQLRNLLTEKNVDPVEIDRQVAALVEDARTQSVSESWNLANIKIKIPTELWYIRDTFNNLSFSFNYNKSTGSSPTVVQNENWVWNASASYAVNLSRDLYFKPVDIPILGSLFGLFSDYRDMKIYFLPQSITSQVTANRKWSFSQSRNLKTVTAPNILRDFTATRGAGFNWAMTEGGFLNLSLNYNFDVSSTLAYLLTTGTDIERSESEIWRDIFGGNLFGKDFNYKQSLDLKSNPKLPSIWDLNRFITLSAGYSANYAWQNNFTQKDLGRSAGYTNRIALGFTVRVKSIFAPLFKEESSIPASLPAAESGKIGGRGRPRSSTQQNVQAHVDESKPITKDSTNIKTDSTDIVKQDSVTGPNSIQKSLEFLKLGVKWLLLDYDNVSVNFSQSSSYTGGGIAGEGTGFNNFWGVAQSNSKGPSRMFMLGLSNDLGTRAPLGNLQDTYTQKNDLSFKTSRPLWEGAQLDLSWSVGWNINKTATIQTDSLGNINITNLLSTGQLDRSFLSLPPTLLFSFLGNGIKKVSELYNPTAANPGQNLSDAFLNGFETFSVLSKIPILGKFAKYIPRPNWSFTWSGLEKYSIFSFAKRVQITHVYTSNYSEGWRINPDGVQETQTQRVDYAFAPLVGISMNFDQFFGGSFQGSVRFSTKSSFSLGVSTQNITEAYSRDINISASYTKSGFELPLFGISLKNDLEISFSYTSGKTSSIIYDMMKFIESGTPQDGKTNTVIEPKIRYVMSQSVSLTIFYRRTTIEPEGASRIPPTTTNEAGVDVRITIAPR; from the coding sequence TTGGTTCCCTTTTTTATTATTGCCGTTTCTGTTTTCTTTGGTTTCAGAGATACAGATAACCTAATTAGCAAACCGCTTCTGTTTGATGACTTCATCAACCATTTTTCTCCAATTTATAACTCTAGCTCATTGCCGGGTAATTCTATAACCGATAATCAAGATAATTTTGATTTTCGAGGTTCTTCATTTGGCATACCCGACTCAACTGGGAAATTAAAAATTTCACCAGATTCGACTTTAAAATCAAAAGTTATCACGGATTCAACCCAAAATTTAAAAACAGTTGCTATGCCGGATTCTACAAAGAAATTAAATAATTCTCCGGACTCAACATTAAAAACCAAATTAAATTCGAGTGTTGATTCAACTAAAAATTTAATAAAGCCAGCATTACCGGATTCCACCAGATTAAAAACGATTAAGGCAAACGATTCAATTCCGAAAGGCGATACAAAATTAAATACTGCAAAAATTTTAGAAAAAGATTCAGTTAAAGCAAAAATTTCCATCGCAGATTCTATCCGGGCGAAAACGAAACTTGATTCTCTTAACAGGATAATTTTAATGTCCAAAGATTCAACAGCCCGGCTTAAATATTTCCATTATCATCGTGATGATTACCCCTATCTTCCATTTAGAGAGAAAAAACCATCCAGTTTTTTTGTACAACCTTCTCAAGGAACTATAACCCGTATTTCCACTTTAGATTCAGCGGCTACAAAAGTTACAATCAAAGAGATGATGGGCGGAAAGTCAATTCGACCGCAGCTTCAGATGCCGCTTGATGTTTACACCAAACTCCGTCTTGATGCAATAACGCGTGAATTATGGGAAGCAAAAGCTCATGAATATAAACTGGTAGATAAAAAGAAAGATCTAACCCAATTTATTACAGACATAACAAATATTGATATTCCGCTTCCAAGCACCCCGTTGTTAAGTATTTTTGGACCTCCAAAAATAAATTTGAAGATCAATGGTCAAGTTGATATTCACGGTGCATGGAGAAATGAAACTACAACAGGTATAACTACTTCAGCGCTAGGCAATACACGCAATGAACCCGACTTCAAACAGACGGTCGCTATAAATCTTGCAGGAACTATCGGAGACAAGCTAACTCTCGGCGCGGATTGGAATACAGAACGGCAATTTCAATATGAGAATCAGCTCAAGTTAAAATACACGGGTTACGAAGATGAAATAATTCAGAGTATAGAGGCAGGGAACGTTTCATTGCAAACTTCTCCATTGGTAGGCGGCAGCGAAGCTCTCTTTGGCGTTAAAGCTCAATTTAAGATAGGTCCTTTTAGTCTAACCGCTCTCGCTTCTCAAAAGAAAAGTGAAATTCAAGAAGTATCTGTAAGCGGAGGAGCTAAAGCCCAGACGTTTGAAATTCATGCATACGATTATTCACCTAACCACTTCTTCATTAACACAATATATACCGACCCCAAATTGAATATCTTTAACAACTATTTTGGAAATGCGATCCCGCGGGTTGTTGATTCCCTGCGTGTCAAAGATATTCAAGTTTGGAAGACAATAACGGGACTAGCAAACCCTAACGAAAGAAAAGGGAATGCATTTATAGATTTACCAAGAAGAATACCAGGGCAAAAGACATATGCTTCTACGTATCGGGACAGCACAGTAGAATCAGTTCCAGGAATAAAAGAAATTGATAGAAGGTTTATTTTGCTTCAGCCGGATGTTGATTACGTTCTTCATGCTGAAACCGGATTCATAACTTTTAAAACACAAATACAAGATCAGGATGCTATTGCAGTTGCCTTCCGTCTTGAAGGACCAACTACTGCTGCAGATGATGATATATATTACGGAGAATTTATAAATGATCTTCAAAGTGCAAATGTAAATCGCTTGGTGCTTCAACTTGTCAAACCGCCAAATCTTCAGCCGCAATTCAGACAAGCGTGGCAGTTGCAGCTTAAAAATATTTATCCGGTAGGGGGTCGCGATGTAAAAGAAGAAGGATTTAAGCTTGATATGAATTACCGTGTTGAGGGGCAAGAACTGCAGAATAATTATAATGGTATTAAACTTCTTGAAACGTTTGGTCTTGATAAAACCGATAAGAGTGGTACAAGCACACAACCCGATGGCGCATTCGATTTTTTCCCGACCCGTACAATATTTCCGAGTACAGGCGAAGTTGTTTTCCCTGTTCTTCAACCGTTTGGAAAAGACTTTCCGGCAATTTTACCTGATTCTTTAAAATACCAATCCATTTATGATACTTTGATAACTTTTGCAAAGCAGGACCGGTCAAAGGATAAATTTGTAATGGCTGGTGAATATTCTGCTTCAGTTAGTTCGAGTTACAATATTGGGTTTAATGTTGTAGAAAATTCCGTGAAAGTACTTTTGAATGGAAGTGCGGAGAAGGAAGGTATTGATTACACAGTTGATTATAATCTCGGGCAAATTCTTATTAGAGATGATAAAGCACTTGTACCCGGTGCAGATCTTAAAATTACTTATGAACAAAATGATCTTTTCCAACTCGCATCAAAAACATTGCTTGGATTCCGAGGTCTGTATGAATTCAACAGGGAGACTACACTCGGTTTTTCTATCTTAAATTTGAACCAGCAGACTCTAAGCGATAAAGTTAGAATTGGCGAAGAGCCAATGAATAATTCCATCTACGGAGCGGACTTTAAAACAAATATCAATCTTCCGTTTATCACAAAAGCTTTAGACAATGTAATTTCCACTAGCGCTCCTTCGAATCTGACTTTAAATGCCGAATATGCTTATATCAATCCCGATCCGAATACAAAGAAAAGTACAATTGCAAGCGATGGGGGAAGAAGTATTGCCTATGTGGATGATTTTGAAGGTGCTAAGAGAATTATTCCTCTTGGTATGGGCTACGGTCAATGGCACGATCTAAGTGTTCCGCTCAAATTACCACTGATTGGAGATTTAGAAAAATCAGTTCAAATGAATTACAAAGCCAAAACTTATTGGTACAACAGAACTCCTTCCGACGTAACCATAAAAGATATTTACGGAAATAGAAAAACAGCCGCTCCCGATGCATCATTAATTACGGCTCTCGATCTTGTTTTCGATCCGAGCATAAAAGGAACATACAATTGGGATTCTCATATTACGGAAGATAAAAATAAAAACTGGGGCGGCTTTATGAGAACACTTTCTTCAACTGCTAATAATTTGGTTGAAGAAAATATTGAATTTATTGAGTTCTGGTTAAAGACGAATGAAGCGCCTAATAATCTGAAAATAAATATCGATCTTGGTCAAGTTAGCGAAGATGTAATACCAAACAACAAACTTGATACCGAGGATAAAAATTCAAACGATCTTGTTGATCAAGGGGAAGATATCGGTATAGATGGATTGAAAGATGTTGATGAACCCGGATATGATGCAGCTACAAATCCAGACCCAAGCGGTGATGACTATTCATTCCAGCTCACACAAAATCCGGATTACTCTCATGTAAACGGCAATGAAGGGAATGCAGTTGCTATTGATCAGGGAAGGTTGCCTGACTCCGAAGATTTAAACAGAAATTTTACTCTCGACCGTACAGATAGTTATTACCGTTATGAAATACCAATTGATACAAGTCGTATTGCAAATAAATTTGTTCAAGGAGGCAACGCTGCATCCGGTTGGTATCTTTATAGAATTCCTTTAAAAGATTTTGTTGCAACATTCGGAAGTCCGAGTTTTTCCGTTGTTGAATTTATTCGCGTCTGGGTTTCCGGCTCCACTTCACCTGTGCATTTACGTTTTGCGGAAATGAATCTTGTTGGCAACCAATGGCAGAAAGTTTTGGTTCCGAATAAAGTTACTACAGCCGATACAGTTCTTACCGTCTCAACAATAAATATTGAAGATAACCCGGAATATGTTTCTCCTCCTGGAGTTTTCCGTGAAAAAGATAGAACCCAACCAAATTATGATATCTATAAAAACGAACAGGCCCTAAACCTAATTCTAACAAATCTTCAAGATGGGGATAGCAGGGAAGTTGTTCGTTATTTATACAAGCCGCTCGACGTATTCAATTATAAAGAGATGAAGTTGTTCATCCATTCGGATAAGAACGAAATGCCTGGATCGGTTTCTTACTACGACTCTACTAAACCGAATAATTATGGATCGGAGGTTTATCTTCGTTTCGGTTCCGATTCAACTAATTATTATGAATACCGACAGCCGGTAAGATATAACTCGGATCCAGCGAATAACGGTTGGGATGAAGTTAGTATGGTATTTTCAGAATTGACGGCGATCAAACAAAAGCGAGATTCATTAGCCTCAAAAAATCTTTATACTGTTGATGTTCCTGGTAAGAAGGGGCATACTTACGGTGTTAGGGGAGAACCGACGCTTACTAGAATATCGTTTTTTACAATTGGTATAATCAATCCACGCGATAAAGGAACACCAAATGCAACGGTTTCCGGCAGTGTTTGGATAAATGAACTTCGTGTACTGGATGCAGATGCTACAAAAGGTGGTGCATACAGCGCCAATGCTTCCTTAAAATTTGCAGACCTTCTAAATGTAAGTGGAAATATAAGTCGGACTGATCCGTATTTTCATTCGCTTGTGGACCGGTTTGGAAGCCGCGAAGATCATACTCAATGGGGAATTGCAGCTGATCTTGATGTTCTAAAACTTTTACCAGTCAACCTTCCGGGTAGTAATCTGAGAGTTTCTTACTCAAGAACGGAATTAAAAAATAATCCGTTGTATACTCCGGGTACCGACATTAAAATTTCGGAAGCTCAAACTCAATTGAGAAATCTACTTACAGAAAAAAATGTTGATCCGGTAGAAATTGACAGACAAGTAGCCGCATTGGTTGAGGATGCTCGAACTCAAAGTGTTTCAGAGAGCTGGAATCTTGCCAACATAAAAATCAAAATTCCAACGGAGCTTTGGTACATAAGAGATACATTTAACAATCTAAGTTTTTCATTTAATTACAATAAATCTACAGGCAGTTCTCCAACAGTTGTTCAAAATGAAAATTGGGTTTGGAATGCAAGCGCAAGTTATGCAGTGAACCTTAGCCGGGACCTTTATTTCAAACCGGTCGATATTCCGATTCTCGGAAGTTTGTTTGGTCTTTTTTCAGATTACCGCGATATGAAAATTTATTTTTTACCGCAGTCAATTACATCGCAGGTTACAGCCAATAGAAAATGGTCATTCTCACAAAGTAGGAATTTGAAAACTGTTACTGCGCCAAATATTTTAAGAGACTTCACAGCCACACGCGGCGCAGGTTTTAATTGGGCCATGACTGAAGGCGGATTCTTAAATCTATCTCTAAATTATAATTTTGATGTATCTTCTACTCTTGCATATCTGTTAACAACCGGAACTGATATTGAAAGGTCGGAAAGTGAAATTTGGCGAGATATCTTTGGCGGAAATCTTTTTGGAAAAGATTTTAATTACAAACAATCACTAGATCTTAAATCGAATCCTAAACTCCCGTCAATTTGGGATTTGAACCGGTTTATAACACTTAGCGCCGGTTATTCCGCCAACTATGCATGGCAAAATAATTTTACTCAGAAAGATTTGGGAAGAAGCGCTGGCTATACAAATAGAATTGCACTTGGATTCACCGTTCGCGTAAAATCAATTTTTGCTCCTTTATTTAAAGAGGAAAGTTCAATTCCTGCGTCATTGCCTGCTGCTGAAAGCGGCAAAATAGGTGGAAGAGGAAGACCTAGATCATCAACACAACAAAATGTTCAGGCCCATGTCGATGAATCGAAACCAATTACTAAAGATTCAACAAATATAAAAACGGATTCAACTGATATAGTAAAACAGGACAGTGTAACGGGACCAAATTCAATTCAGAAATCTTTAGAATTTTTGAAACTTGGAGTTAAATGGCTGCTGTTGGATTATGATAATGTTTCTGTCAACTTTTCGCAATCCAGCTCTTATACAGGCGGAGGAATTGCAGGCGAGGGAACGGGATTTAATAATTTCTGGGGTGTTGCTCAGAGTAATTCCAAAGGACCTTCACGAATGTTCATGCTTGGTCTATCAAATGATTTAGGCACGCGTGCACCGCTTGGAAATCTGCAGGATACCTATACACAGAAAAATGATCTGAGTTTTAAAACATCTCGGCCACTTTGGGAAGGCGCCCAATTGGATCTTAGCTGGTCGGTTGGTTGGAATATCAATAAAACTGCGACGATACAAACCGATTCGCTCGGAAATATTAATATCACAAATTTATTATCTACGGGGCAACTTGATAGATCATTTTTAAGTTTACCGCCAACATTACTATTTTCATTTCTAGGTAATGGAATTAAAAAAGTAAGTGAACTTTACAACCCGACCGCCGCTAATCCGGGACAAAATCTTTCGGATGCTTTCTTGAACGGATTCGAGACTTTTTCTGTTCTTTCTAAAATTCCAATTCTTGGAAAATTCGCAAAATATATTCCCCGTCCAAACTGGAGTTTTACGTGGAGCGGTCTTGAGAAATATTCAATATTTAGTTTTGCAAAACGGGTTCAAATAACTCATGTTTATACATCTAATTATAGTGAAGGATGGAGAATAAATCCTGATGGAGTTCAAGAAACGCAAACGCAAAGAGTAGATTACGCATTTGCACCTCTAGTCGGAATCAGCATGAATTTCGATCAATTTTTCGGTGGGAGTTTTCAAGGTAGTGTACGGTTCTCCACAAAATCATCCTTCAGCCTTGGTGTATCAACACAGAATATTACAGAAGCTTATTCGAGAGATATTAATATTTCAGCTAGTTATACCAAATCCGGGTTCGAACTTCCGCTCTTCGGAATCTCTTTAAAGAACGATTTGGAAATTTCTTTTTCATATACAAGCGGCAAAACTTCAAGCATTATTTATGACATGATGAAATTTATAGAGAGCGGTACTCCACAGGACGGAAAGACGAACACGGTAATTGAACCGAAGATCAGATATGTAATGAGCCAAAGTGTGTCTCTTACAATTTTCTACAGAAGGACGACTATCGAACCGGAAGGCGCTTCAAGAATTCCTCCCACGACTACAAATGAGGCCGGTGTTGATGTTCGTATAACAATTGCACCAAGGTAA
- a CDS encoding metallophosphoesterase: MIAVIGDIHGCYYTLASLYQKIIFSYPNIPIYTVGDLVDRGNHSCEVFNFILENNIIFTPGNHDYMFYHFFKEPQSVFARSWFFNGNESTLESYENREKEMFQHVEAIRQAQLYYNLPDCFISHAGISAQYEKYLPSNYRDNLDIVDSYIKNDLRSDRGILWTRDSLLNIGKLQIVGHTTKHEITLVEDSNTVYIDTGVFLGNKLSAVIVHESNIIATLEEKTHMEDIIKY; encoded by the coding sequence ATGATTGCAGTTATAGGTGATATCCACGGTTGTTATTATACTTTAGCATCACTCTATCAAAAAATTATTTTTTCTTACCCCAATATTCCAATTTACACTGTCGGCGATTTGGTGGATAGGGGGAATCACAGTTGCGAAGTTTTCAACTTCATTCTTGAGAATAATATTATTTTTACTCCCGGCAACCACGATTATATGTTTTACCATTTTTTCAAAGAACCTCAAAGTGTATTTGCGCGTTCATGGTTTTTTAACGGTAATGAATCAACTCTGGAATCTTATGAAAACCGAGAGAAAGAAATGTTTCAACATGTGGAAGCGATAAGACAGGCTCAGCTTTATTACAATCTTCCAGATTGTTTTATTTCACATGCCGGAATTTCTGCTCAATATGAAAAATACTTGCCTTCAAATTACCGTGATAATCTTGATATAGTTGATTCGTATATTAAAAATGATTTGCGCAGCGACCGTGGAATTCTCTGGACGCGCGATTCATTGTTGAATATTGGAAAGTTGCAAATTGTTGGGCATACAACTAAACACGAGATAACACTGGTTGAAGACTCTAACACTGTGTATATTGATACTGGAGTTTTTCTAGGAAATAAACTAAGTGCGGTTATAGTGCATGAGAGTAATATTATAGCTACCCTCGAAGAAAAAACTCATATGGAAGATATAATCAAGTATTAA